The Phalacrocorax carbo chromosome 11, bPhaCar2.1, whole genome shotgun sequence genome includes a region encoding these proteins:
- the LOC135315378 gene encoding uncharacterized protein LOC135315378 translates to MRGAAGRPPGRGGPGGRGPAAAWLHLGQDRVTETRGRPKKERLGTARARRPFPLRSRFENNCAAEAKLGLLGNKALTACSFSSLSGEEEAGEASGLLAPWPPSCRCQAFRSQPRPIWRVFIDSAFGKRKLAQGLQDQLAAARMDAGCLYLENSKLAWRRKQQRCLPALMAFLVEDSCEPEMITYKQYRILKVTRYEICDAYFSEHSTQ, encoded by the exons atgcggggcgctgcggggcggcctcccgggcggggcgggcccggcgGAAGGGGTCCAGCTGCCGCTTGGCTTCATCTCGGGCAGGATCGGGTAACCGAAACACGAGGACGGCCTAAAAAGGAGAGGCTGGGCACGGCGCGCGCCCGGCGCCCTTTCCCGTTGCGTTCCCGATTCGAAAATAATTGCGCCGCTGAGGCGAAGTTGGGTCTTCTTGGAAATAAGGCATTAACCGCGTGCAGTTTCTCCTCGCTCAGCGGcgaggaggaggcaggagaggcGAGCGGGCTGCTGGCTCCCTGGCCGCCGTCCTGCCGGTGCCAAGCCTTCCGGAGCCAGCCGCGGCCGATCTGGCGTGTCTTCATTGACTCTGCGTTCGGGAAGCGAAAGTTGGCGCAAGGTCTCCAAGATCAGTTGGCAGCTGCCCGCATGGATGCAGGGTGCCTTTATCTGGAGAACTCCAAGCTGGCGTGGCGGCGCAAACAGCAGCGATGTTTGCCGGCGTTGATGGCGTTTCTTGTG gaAGATTCATGTGAACCTGAAATGATCACGTACAAGCAGTACAGAATACTAAAAGTAACCAGATACGAAATTTGTGatgcttatttttctgaacattCAACTCAGTAG